A stretch of DNA from Pseudomonadales bacterium:
TAGTACTCGATGTCGCTGAAGGCCAGTGTCTCGCCCTCATCGACGATGCCCGCCTTCAGGACAGCGATCTGAGCATTGCTCAACTTGCCGTTGACTCGAACCGCGTATTCCCGATCGAGTCCGGTGCTCGGGTGCATCATGCGATTGGCCAGATCACCGTCGTTGGTAAGAAGCAGCAGGCCACTGCTGTTGAAATCGAGCCGGCCGATGGATATCCAGCGCCCCCTGCCCGGGTCCGGCAGGCGATCAAAAACCGTGGGGCGGCCTTCCGGGTCTTTCCGGGAGCAGACTTCACCCATGGGCTTGTTATACAGCAGCACCCGATTGACAGGTGCCTGGCTGTGATAGATATCCCTGCCATCGACCCGCAGCCGGTCACCCGCAGACACACGCTGTCCGAGATGAGCCACCACTCCATTCACCTGCACCCGGCCTGAGGTGATCCAGCGCTCCATTTCGCGACGGCCACCCAGGCCCTGTTCCGCC
This window harbors:
- a CDS encoding pseudouridine synthase, which translates into the protein MKKPRPDSADIVPQTEKLQKVLAEQGLGGRREMERWITSGRVQVNGVVAHLGQRVSAGDRLRVDGRDIYHSQAPVNRVLLYNKPMGEVCSRKDPEGRPTVFDRLPDPGRGRWISIGRLDFNSSGLLLLTNDGDLANRMMHPSTGLDREYAVRVNGKLSNAQIAVLKAGIVDEGETLAFSDIEYYAGSGTNHWYHVTLREGRNREVRRLFESLEFMVSRLKRVRFGPVILPARIVRGRWEEMSGADLESLYRMLGLGLPAAHSRRVDERAGRRKSVLIPYPEIPAG